DNA sequence from the Caulobacter segnis genome:
CGGCGCGGCCGAAGATCTCTTCGTCGCCCAGCAGGGTGGGGGCGGCGGCCAGGCCGAAGGCCACGGTCTTGCCTGAGCCGGTCTGGGCGCTGACCAGCAGGTCACGGCCTTCGGCGTCGGCTTCAAGCACGGCGGCCTGGACGGGGGTGGGCTCGGCGTAACCCTGAGCGGCGAGAGCCCGCTCGAGAGCGGGGTGGGAGGCGGGGAAGGGCATCTGGGTCCAGTTCATTTGCGGCCGCGCACACAAAAAACGCGCGGCTCGCGCCAATGACCAAATCGGGCCCCCTTGGAGCCTTGATGCTCCCCTCGGACCGCTTCTTGGTCGAATTCCAACGAAAATAGCCCCCTTCCGCCGCCGAGGCGACGTTAGGGGGCTCGATGAGGGGCCTTATGCGCTTGTTGCGCTGCAAAAAGCAAGGGCGACGGTGTCGCGATCTGCGTTCCCTAGCTGGTCAGCGCCTGGTCGATCGCCTGGACGATGCGTTCGGGCGTCTCGGCCCCGACCACGGCGACCTTGCCGGCGAAGATGGCGAACGGCACGCCGGTGACGCCGCCCTGGACGGCCATGGCGTGCTCGCGGGCCACGGCCTCCTTGTCGGCGCCTTCGGAGAGCAGTTGCAGAACGACCAGTCGCTCCATGCCCGCCGCCTCGGCGATGTCGGCCAGCACCATCGGGTCGCCGATGTCGAGGCCCTGCTCGAAATAGGCCTTGAACAGGGCTTCGACAACCTGGTCCTGCACGCCGGCCGTCAGGGCCCAGCGGATCAGGCGATGGGCCGCGTTGGTGTTGGGCGAGACCGCGATGGCCTCGAAGTCGAACGCGATGCCTTCCTCGGCGCCGCCCTCGACCAGGGCCGCGTGGACGGCCTTCAGCCGCTCGGGGTCCTTGAACTTGGCGGCCATGTACTGCTTTCGGTCGACGCCCTCCTCGGGAAGCGTCGGGTCCAGCTGGTAGGGCCGCCAGATCAGCTTGGCCTCGACGTCGGGGCGCAGGGCCACGGCCGACTTCAGGCGCCGCCAGCCCAGATAGCACCAGGGGCAAACCACGTCGGCGACGACGTCGATGATCAAGGGCTGGGACTGGGCCACGGCGAACGCCTTTCGAAACAATGTCCGCTACAGGACAGGTTCCATATAGGACCTGCCGCTACGGCGCCCAAGCTTCACTTTAAAGGCGACGAGAAGCGCGGCTTGGCCTCAGCCGGCGTCGCGCTTCAGGGCGCTGGCGGCGGCGCGTTCCAGGGCCTTGACCGCGCCTTCGCCCGGCTGGACCTCGGCCACGCCGATGTCGAACTCGCAGACGAACGGCGGACGGTCGTCGCCGGCGTCAAAGGCGGTGCAACTGATCACGGCGGCGATCCGCTCGGCCGCGGCGCGGGCCGCGTTCTGGTTGGTCGCCGGCAGGGCCAGGGCGAAGACCTCGGTGGCCAGGCGCGCCGGGGTGTCCTCGACCCGGACCAGGCGACCGACCATCGAGCCGATCTGCGGGATGGCGCGGTCCAGCCAGCCGTTCTGGCGAGCCCAGGCGGTGTCGGACTTTTCGGCGATGCGCAGGACGCAGATCGACAGCGGCCGGGCGCGCTCGACGGCGGCCTTGGACAGGCGCGCCAGGTGGGCGGCGAACAGGTCGCGGGTGAAGAGGCCGGTGGCGGCGTCCATCAGGCCCGAGCTGCGGGCCTTTTCCAGGGCGCCGCGAATGGATTCGCCGCGCCGGAAGCTGCGGGCCAGCTCCATGACCCGCATGGCCGTCTCGACCTCGGGCGTCTGGGGCGAGGCTACGTCCGAGATGCCGCGATGGAAGGCCTCGGACATGGTCACGTAGCTCTCGGCCTTCAGGTAGAGCAGGGCCGGGATGTGGAAGAGGCGCGTGTTGCGGCGCATGCCGGCCGCGATCGACAGGGCTTCCTGCTGGCTGTCGCCGGCCCACAGGACCACGGCGTCGAAAGCCCGCTCGTGCAGATAGTCGAAAGCCGTATAGGCGGTGAAGGCGCCGACCACCTCGGCCCCGCTGGCCTGCAGGGCGTTCGACAGCGCCAGGAACTGCGGGGCGGGCTCGCCGACCGCCAGGATGCGGACCGGAACCTCCGAGGTCTCGGGCAGGTCCAGGCGGCGGCCGCGATCGCCGAAGGTCTCGAGGCGCAGCTCGAACTCTTCCTCGGCGACGGCCGTGCGCACCAGGCTTTCCAGGCGCAGGGCGGCCTGGGACGGGTGCAGCGGCGGCGACAGGGTCAGGTCGAAGGCGGGGTTGCGCTGGTCGCCGTCCGGATCGCCGATGGCGATGACCGGCAGGCGGCGCGGGGTGACGGCGGCCTTGAGGCGACGGGCCAGGCTCTGGGTCTCGGGACCGGCGCTGGCCAGGTCGACGATGACGGCCTCGATCGGCAGGTCGCCCAGGGCGGCGAGGGCGGCGTAGGGCCCCCGGGCGGTGATCGTGCGCCAGCCCAGTCGGTCCAGCCCTTCGGCCAGCGGTCCGGCGCGAACATCGTCGCGCGCCACGATCAGGATCCGGGCGTCAACCGCCAAACCAACCTCCGCCCGAATGCCGGCTCGCTCGCTCATATGAGGACGGCCCAGATTCGAGGCTGCAACATAGCAGAGGCTTTGCGGCGTCAAAGGTACGGAACGCCGCAGGCTGGGGGTGAATCGCCGATCGTCGCCCCCGGTCGCGCAAGGGCTTGCCTGACCGAACGTCATGGCCGCTCTAGTGGCGACCGACCGGCCGCGTTCGAAGAGCCGACAGGGAGATTTGACCATGGGCCAGGGGCCGCTTTCGGGGCTGAAGATCGTCGAGTTCGCCGGCATCGGTCCGGGACCGTTCTGCGGCATGCTGCTGTCGGACCTGGGCGCCGACGTCGTGCGGATCGACCGCAAGGGGCAGGGGCGCGGCTCCCCGGCCGACGTGACGGCGCGCGGCCGCCGCTCTGTGGCGCTGGACCTCAAGCACCCCGAGGCGATCGAGACCTGCCTTAAGCTGCTGGACCAGGCCGACGGCCTGATCGAGGGCTTCCGGCCCGGCGTGATGGAGCGGCTGGGCCTGGGTCCCGACGTGGCGCTGGCCCGCAATCCCAAGCTGGTCTACGGCCGCATGACGGGCTGGGGCCAGACGGGCCCCTACGCCAAGGCCGCCGGCCACGACATGAACTACATCGCCATCACCGGGGCGCTGGCCGCCATCGGCACGGCGGACAAGCCCGTGCCGCCGCTGAACCTGGTCGGCGACTTCGGGGGCGGGGCGCTGTACCTGGCCTTCGGCCTGCTGGCCGGGGTGATCCACGCGCGATCGACCGGACAGGGCCAGGTGATCGACTGCGCCATGAGCGATGGCGCGGCCTCGCTGATGGCCATGTTCTACGGCTTCAAGGCCGGCGGTATGTGGAACGAGGGGCGGCGGACCAACCTGCTCGACGGCGGAGCGCACTTCTACGACACCTACGAATGCGCGGACGGCAAGTGGATCTCGATCGGCTCGATCGAGCCGCAGTTCTACCTGCTGCTGCTGGAGAAGACCGGCATCACCGACCCGCAGTTCCAGCACCAGATGAGCCGCGAGGAGTGGCCGCAGCTGCGCGAGAAACTGGCGGCGGTGATCAGGACCAAGAGCCGGGACGACTGGTGCGCGATCATGGACGCCACCGACGTGTGCTTCGCGCCCGTTCTCACCATGGACGAAGCGCCCAAGCACGCCCACAACGCCGCTCGCGAGACCTTCGTCGAGGTGGCCGGGGTCATGCAGCCGGCGCCCGCGCCGCGCTTTTCGGCCACGCCCGGCGCCATCCAGGGACCGCCGCCGAAGATCGGCGCGGACAACGACCAGGCCCTGGCCGACTGGGGTTTCTCGCCGGACGCCATCTCCGGGCTGAAACACTCCGGAGCCCTCTGAGACCTGACGAACACGTTCAGGTCCGGTTCAGGCGGCGGGCCTCATCTTGCGGGTGTCGATCGGTCGCTGCGCCATCCGTCCCTCGATGTGGCGATCGATTCACAGGTACGTCCTGCGGAGACGCGTCGTTCTTCCCGAACGGCGCGTCTTTGACGATTCCGGGCCCGGTTTTGACTCCGGCCAGTTTTGACTCCGGGGTCCCGCATCGCCATGGTCCGCCAGATGCAAGACCCGCTGCACCGCATCCGCTGGCGCGACCTCGACCTGGATCCGACGCACTGGGCCCGCGAAATCCTGCGTGTGCTGGGCCTGGCCCTGTCGCGGCTGTGGGGTCGCGACGTCATGCTGTACGTCGGCGGCGTCTCGTTCTTCGCCCTGCTGGCCGTGTTTCCGGGGCTGGCGATTCTGCTGGGCCTCTACAGCTTCTTCCTGACGCCCGAGAGCGCCGCGCACCAGGCCACCAAGCTGGCCGAACTGATTCCCTCCGGCGCCCGGTCGATGTTCGTGGACGAGTTCGCCCGACTGGCCCACGCCCCCGGCCAGACCATCTCCCTGCAGAGCGGCGTCGTGCTGATTGTCGGCGCCTACGCCGCCCATCGCGGCTTCAAGGCGCTGTTGGCCGGGCTGTCGTTCATCCACGACGAGGAGAACCAGCGCGGCTTCTTCAGCTTCAACCTGATGGCCCTGCTAGTGCTGATCGCCGCCTTCGGCCTGCTGTTCGTGATGTCGGGGATCTTCCTGACCCTGCGACTGCTGGGGGCGGCCCTCAACCTGC
Encoded proteins:
- a CDS encoding YihY/virulence factor BrkB family protein; protein product: MVRQMQDPLHRIRWRDLDLDPTHWAREILRVLGLALSRLWGRDVMLYVGGVSFFALLAVFPGLAILLGLYSFFLTPESAAHQATKLAELIPSGARSMFVDEFARLAHAPGQTISLQSGVVLIVGAYAAHRGFKALLAGLSFIHDEENQRGFFSFNLMALLVLIAAFGLLFVMSGIFLTLRLLGAALNLRPLAGVPWIQSEWTWASFGIVFGMSLVYRYAMSREPVGWRASIAGGTAAAALCVFMSWASAFYVEKVVHLGATYGSISAVIIFLIWLSWSVNAIFFGGALATEVEIALDERPRALLEGPKAIPLKPPSEYETE
- a CDS encoding diguanylate cyclase domain-containing protein; this translates as MAVDARILIVARDDVRAGPLAEGLDRLGWRTITARGPYAALAALGDLPIEAVIVDLASAGPETQSLARRLKAAVTPRRLPVIAIGDPDGDQRNPAFDLTLSPPLHPSQAALRLESLVRTAVAEEEFELRLETFGDRGRRLDLPETSEVPVRILAVGEPAPQFLALSNALQASGAEVVGAFTAYTAFDYLHERAFDAVVLWAGDSQQEALSIAAGMRRNTRLFHIPALLYLKAESYVTMSEAFHRGISDVASPQTPEVETAMRVMELARSFRRGESIRGALEKARSSGLMDAATGLFTRDLFAAHLARLSKAAVERARPLSICVLRIAEKSDTAWARQNGWLDRAIPQIGSMVGRLVRVEDTPARLATEVFALALPATNQNAARAAAERIAAVISCTAFDAGDDRPPFVCEFDIGVAEVQPGEGAVKALERAAASALKRDAG
- a CDS encoding DsbA family oxidoreductase, producing the protein MAQSQPLIIDVVADVVCPWCYLGWRRLKSAVALRPDVEAKLIWRPYQLDPTLPEEGVDRKQYMAAKFKDPERLKAVHAALVEGGAEEGIAFDFEAIAVSPNTNAAHRLIRWALTAGVQDQVVEALFKAYFEQGLDIGDPMVLADIAEAAGMERLVVLQLLSEGADKEAVAREHAMAVQGGVTGVPFAIFAGKVAVVGAETPERIVQAIDQALTS
- a CDS encoding CaiB/BaiF CoA transferase family protein, producing MGQGPLSGLKIVEFAGIGPGPFCGMLLSDLGADVVRIDRKGQGRGSPADVTARGRRSVALDLKHPEAIETCLKLLDQADGLIEGFRPGVMERLGLGPDVALARNPKLVYGRMTGWGQTGPYAKAAGHDMNYIAITGALAAIGTADKPVPPLNLVGDFGGGALYLAFGLLAGVIHARSTGQGQVIDCAMSDGAASLMAMFYGFKAGGMWNEGRRTNLLDGGAHFYDTYECADGKWISIGSIEPQFYLLLLEKTGITDPQFQHQMSREEWPQLREKLAAVIRTKSRDDWCAIMDATDVCFAPVLTMDEAPKHAHNAARETFVEVAGVMQPAPAPRFSATPGAIQGPPPKIGADNDQALADWGFSPDAISGLKHSGAL